Below is a window of Deltaproteobacteria bacterium DNA.
CATGTCCTCCACCTGGACGCTGCCCCAGCCCATTTCGTAGTACGGGGTCTCGATGCACAGCACCATGTCGGCCTCCAGCGGGGTGTCGTCGCTCGGGGCGATGGTGGGCCGGTCGTAGCCGCCCAGGCCCAGGCCGATGCCGTGCCCCACGTGCTGGCGGGCGTAGTGCGGGATGCCGGTTTCGCGCACCTCGGCCACGGTGTCGTGGAAGATCTCGGAGGCCACCTTGCCCGGCTTGACAAGGCTCAGGGCCAGATCTTGGCCTTTGAGTACAGCATTGTAATATCTGGAGAATTTGTCGTCCGGCGGACCGAATGAAAAGGTCCGCGACATGTCGGTGAGGTAGCCTTTGTAGAGGCATCCGACGTCGAAACGGATCATGTCGCCGACCTTGAGGGTGTCGTCGGGCATGTTGGTCATGCCCAGGGCGGCGCTGCGGCCGAAACCCACGTGGTTCATGTTGGGTTCGGCGCCGCGCCGTACCTGGCCCAGGTCGAAGGCCAGGCACATCTCCGCCTCGGTCATGCCCTCGCGGGCCTCGTGGGCGGCCTCGTAGATGGACTGCTCCGTGACCCTGACCGCCTCGGTCATGCGCTCGATCTCGGCCGGGCTCTTGACCATGCGGATCTCGCGGAACACGGCCATGGCGGGCACCAGCTCCAGGTGCGGGAACCGTTCCCGAAGGCGCTCTGCCAGCGCCGGATCCAGGCCTCGCTCGTCGTAGCCGAGCCGACTGCGGTCGAGCGCCGCGTTCTCCAGCGTGCGCACGAGGCCCTCGAAGAAGTTGGTCACCGGCTCCGGGTCGATGCCGAGTTCGCGGATGCGCTGCTCACGCGGCGTGAGCGGCCCGTTGTCCTCCATGACCCGGTGGAAGGTGCCGTAGGTCACCCCCCCCGCCGGCGGCACCGTGTCCACCATGTAGTCCACCTCGGACCGGGGAATCACCAGCCAGGGCGCGGTCACCGCGTCGCGGGTGACCACGGCGGCGATATCCTGCCGGCGCCACACCCCGCTCAGGTAGAAGACGTTGGGAATATTGGTGGCGGCCAGCAGGCCGTCGAGGTCGTGTGCGGCCAGCAGCCGCTTGGCGCGCGGTTCGTTGATCCACATGAGAAAACTCCTGGCGAGGGAAATCGGCGTTGTCGCGAAGGCGTTGAGAACGCAGTGAATATAGGGAAGCCCCAGCGGCGGTGTCAAACAAGCGCCCGCGTCCGTTCTTGCGGTTCATCCCGGCGGAAGCCGGCGGCGGACACCACACTAGCCCGGCCCCGGCCCTCCCATGTCACGGAAACCCCGGGCAATATCCAGCACGTGATCGACGTCCTGGTCGTTGTTGTACATATGGGTGGCGAAACGCAGAACCCCGCGCCGGACCGAGTGGACGACTCCGGACCGCGTCAGAGCCTCGGACAGCCGGTTCAGGTGGGTGCTCTCGGTCTTGCGGGCGCCATGCTCGGTGCGGTTTCCCACCGTCACGATATGGCTGCGGGATGCTTCGTCGGGCGGCTGTTGAACCGGATAGCCGAGGTCACCGAATCCGTCGGACAGGCGTTTGGACAGCGCCACCGCGTGCTCCTCGATCGCGGCGCCGCCAACCTCGAGCAACTGTTGCATGGAAGCATCGACGGTGATGATGCCGGGCCAGTTCATGTTGCCCACCTCGAACCTGCGGGCACTGGGGTAGAGCGAGTAGTCGAGGGGACCCATCTCGGATTCGTGGATGCCGCCCGCATCGATGCCGAACCGGCTGAGATAGGCGGGCGTGAGGCGCTCTATCCAGGCCCGATCACAGTAGAGGAAACCCTGCCCGTAGAGTCCCAGCAGGCCCTTGCTGGTGGATGTGGCGAGGCCGTCGATGTGGCAATCATGGACGTCCACGTCGATGATGCCCGAGGACTGCGCCGCGTCCACCAGGAAGAACGTGCCGTTGGACCGACAGGTCTCTCCCAGCCGTTTGAGGTCGGCCCTGAACCCGGTGCAAAAGCTTACGGACGACACCGTCAGGAGCCGGGTGCGCGTGTCCAGCCGCTCGATCAGGCCGTCCACGTCCAGGGCGTTGTCCCGCAACGGCACCATCCGAACGTCCACGTCGCGGCGCTTCAGGTTGAGCCAGGTGTACACGTTGTTGGGATGCTCGAAGTCCGGGCAAAAGACCATGTTGTCGCCGGAGCCCCATGGAAGCGCGCCCGCGATGGTGTTCAGGCCGTCGGAGACGTTCTTGGTGAAGGCGATCTCGTCGGGCTCGGCATGGTAGATCCGGGCGAAGCCGGACCGCGCCCGGCCTCCCAGCGCGATCCAGTCCTCCTTGACCGCGGTCCCGTGCATGTGGCCGTCGGCGAGGTCGCCAAGCGCCTGACGGGCGGTCCGTGACAGCAGGCCGCGCGCCGCGACGTTCAGGTAGATGGAGTCATCGAGCGCCGGGAAATCGGAACGGATGTCAGCGATACTGGACATGTGCCACCTCCGGGACGGGAAAGGCTTCACCATCGGGTGATGTAACCGAGCTCCTTGTCGCGCTCGATGAGCTTCCCGGAGCGCTTTGACGGCGGTCCCAGCCCGCCGCCGCCCGGCGTGCGCATCAGCACCGTCCCGCCCTTGCCGAGAAAGTGGTCGTTGCGGTGGTCGACGTTCTTGCCGTCGATCCGGACCAGCCCCTTGCCGCCGTCCTTGCCGCCGAGCAGGCCCGGCGCGGGAAAGGCGACCCGTTCCGCGATGAAGCCCAGGGTCACCGGCGTTTCGGATTCGACCTCGAACAGGGTCTCGATGCCCAGGCCGCCTCGATGTTTCCCCTTGCCCCCGCTGTCCGGCACCAGCGCCTTGTGGTGAACGAACAGCGGGCTCATGGCCTCGGTCATCTCCACGGGCACGTTGGAGACGTTGCTCGGCCAGGAGTAGCAGGGTTCGCCGTCCTTGGCCGCGGTGGCGCCCATGCCGCCGTTGAAGAACAGCACGTTGGTGTACGCTTTGCCGTTGGGCCGGCGGCCGCTTTGCACACAGCTCCATAGCGGCGACCCCGGAGCGGCCATGACCCGTTCCGGCACGATCTTGGCCAAGGCCGCGTAGATCAGCGGAGGCACGTATTGCCCCACGGCGGTCCGGCAGCCCACGGCGGACGGATAGGACGGGTTGAGGATGCAGCCTTCGGGAGCGTGCACCTCGATGCAGCGGAGTGGTCCTTCGCAGTTGGGAAGCTCCGGCAGCAACAGGCACTTCAAGGCGTAGGCCGTCATGGCGAAGGTATAGGTCATGGGGCAGTTGATGGCCCGCGGGACCGCGGCGGAGGTGTTCTCGTAGTCCAGGAGCATGCGGCCGCCCCTGATGGTGATGCGAGTCTCGAAGTGAAGCGGGTCCTCGAAGCCGTCGGTCTCGAACCCGGAGCGGTAGACGCCGTCCGGCAGCGCGCGGATCGCCTTCCGCATGGCCGTCTCCCCGCGCTTGTTGATCTCGTGGGAGACGCCGTCGAGGTCCTTGAGACGGTAGTCGTCCAGGATCTCGCCGACCCGCTGTTCCGCTCGCTTCAGGGCGTTGAGGGCGGCCCAGATGTCACCCTCGGTTTCATCCGGCATGCGTGAAGCGAAGAGGAACAGCTTGAAGAACGTGTGGTCTGGCTCTCCCGCCCGGAAGACCTTCATCGGCGGGATCATGAAACCCTCTTCGAACACTTCCCGGGATTCCTGGGACCGCGCTCGTCCGCCGATGTCGGGCGCGTGGGCGCAGCTTCCGGCGTACGCGAACACCTTGCCGTCGCGGAACAGGGGCTTGACGAGCGTGATGTCGTTGAGGTGTCCGGATGCGATCCAGGGGTAGTTGGTGGCGAGGACATCGCCTTCCTGCAACTCCTCGTCGAACTCGTGGACGAAGTGCTTCACGGTCACGGGAAGCGTGCCGATGAACGCGGGGATGCTGTCCGTGTTCTGGACGATGAGGTCGCCCTTAGAGTCCGTGATGACCACGGCGTAGTCGTTGGACTCGTTCACCAGCGTGGAGAAGGAGGTGCGCTTGAGGGTCTCCGCGGCCTCGTCGGTGGCCGAGACGAGCCGCGTCCAGGCCAGTTCCAGCGTGATGGAATCGAACGCCTCCCGGCCGTTCCCGCGGGCGCTGCCCGCGCCGGCGGTCCGGACCTTTCCGGTTGCCCTGCTTTTGGTTCCGTTCCGCATTGTAGGTGCCCCCTCCAGCGGCCTCATGGAATGTCGACCAGGACGTGTCCGGTCTTGCGCACGGTGAACCGTCCCCCCGGACCCACCACGATGGTGGACATGGGCTCCTCGATCACGGCCGGGCCGTCGAATGACTGGCCCGCCCGCAAGAGGAGTCTGTCATAGACGGGCGTGTTGCGGAACTTCCCGTACTCGGGGAAGAAGACCTTCCGCCGGCCCTTCAGGGCCGTGGCCCGCGCTGCCGGCGCCCCGTTCGGTCCGGAGACCGGGAAGTCCTCGGCGTCGGCGGTTACCGATACGCGGATGTTGATGATTTCCACCTGGGTGTTGCGCGGGCTCCGGGAATACTTCTCGACGTAGCGCCGTTCGAAGGCCCTCATGATGGCCGGACGGCTTGTCCGGGTGTAGGGTCCGTCCGGGAGACCGACCACGATCTCGAACGCCTGGCCCACGAAGCGGATGTCCGCCAGCCGCTGAACCCGGGAGCTCCGGGCGTCCGCTCCGGTGGTGGCGAGCAGCGCCCCGGCCTTGTTCTCCAACTCCACGAAAGCCTCCTCCAGTCCCCGCCAGTCGAGGGTTTCGAGGGGGACGACGACGGATTTCATTTCGTCCACGCGCGCCGGCGCGCGCAACAGACCGATGGCCGAGGCGACGCCCGCGCCCGACGGACACAGCACCTGCCGGACCCCCAGCTTCTTGCCCACGTAGTACCCATGCAGCGGGCCGCCGCCGCCGGTGGCGACGAGCACGAAGTGGGAGGGGTCCCGGCCGTGCTCCGCTATGTGCACCCGGGCCGCGCCGGCCATGTTCTCGTTGACCACGTCGACGATGCCCCAGGCCACGCGCTCGGCCGGCAGTGAGCTTTCCCGGGCGAGCCTGGCGATGGCCTTCCCGGCCTTGCCCGGCTCGATGGTGATGCTGCCGCCGGCAAAGCCGTCGGGATTCAGATATCCCAGCACGAAGTTGGCGTCGGTCACCGTCGGGTCCTTCCCGCCGAGGCCGTAGGCGGCCGGTCCCGGATCGGCCCCGGCGCTTTGCGGTCCCACCTTCATGAGGCCCAGGTGATCCCGATGCGCGATGGAACCGCCGCCCGCGCCGATCTCGATGAGCTCCACCGTGGAGATGCGGATGGGCATGCCGCTGCCCTTGAGGAACCGCTTCTGCCGCGCCGCCTCGAACAGATAGGTGATGGACGGCTCTCCATCCTCCACCACGCACAGCTTGGCCGTCGTGCCCCCCATGTCGAAGGCCATGAGGTCCCGAAAGCTGTCTTCCGCGCCGAACTGCGCCGCGGCGATCACGCCGGCCGCGGGCCCCGACTCCAACACCTTGATGGGGGCCAACTTGACGTCGGCGAGGCTGGTGAGGCCGCCGCTTGGGAGCATCATCAGGATCGGGGCCGTCACCCCGCGTTTCGCCAACTCGGTCTCCAGCCTGTGGAAATAGCGGTTGGCCAACGGTTTGACGAAGGCGTTGGCGACGGTGGTGGAGGCCCTCTCGTTCTCCCGGATGACCGGCGCGATCTCGTACGAGCAACTGATGCTCATGTCGGGGAACCGCTTTCGGATGGCGTCCGCGGCCATGCGCTCGTGCGCCGGATTGGCGTACGAATGGAGGAAGACGATGGCGATGGACGAGACTCCCTGGTCCGCCAACAACCGGGTCTCGGCCAGAAGCCTGTCGAGGTCCAGGGGAACCCGGACACGACCATGCTTGTCCATTCGCTCGGCAACATCGCGCCGCAGGTTGCGCGGCACCAGCGGTTCGGGCCGCCGGATCTCGAGATCGTACAGCTCGAAGCGCCGCTCCCTCCCGATCTCGATCACGTCCCGGAACCCGGCGGTGGTGAGCAACCCGGTGACCGCTCCCTTGTGCTCCACCAGGGCGTTGGTGAAGAGCGTCGTTGCGTGGACGACGCGGTCGATGCGGCTGCCCGGTAGCCCGTGTCCGTCCAGGAGGGTCTCCACGCCGGCCAGCACGCCTCTGGCCGGATCGTCGTGTGTCGTCAACTCCTTGTGGGAGAAGAGTCCCTCACGGTCCGCGTCGTAGACGACAAGGTCGGAGAACGTTCCGCCGATGTCGATGCCCAGACTCAGCCGGCTCATGCGGGATCTCCTCCTTGGCGCGGCAACCGGCTCGTGTCAGTGGAGGAGGCGCCGGCCTCCGCGGGGCGGGAGCGGTGGCGCCGGTACTGGTAGGTCAGGAGCAGGACGAGCAGGACCGCGCCCGCGGCGTCGGAGGCGACTTCGGGGGCCATCAGCAGGATCCCGGTGCCGATGGCGCACAAGCGCACGGGAACACTCAGCGGAGCGAGCATCCAGCCGATGCTGCCCATGCCGAAGGCGAAGATTCCCATCGCCGCCGTGGCGGTCGTGTAGACGATGCGCGTCAGCTCGAACTGGAACAGCAGCTCCGGGCCGTAGACGAACAGGAACGGCAGTATGAAGATCGGCAGGCCCACCTTGAGCGCCTGCACGCAGGTTTCCCAGGGTTCGGAATCGGCGATGGCCGCGGCGGCATAGACCGCGATGGCTACCGGCGGCGTCAGATTGGCCCACGACGCGGAGTAGATGATGAACAAGTGCGATGACAGGAGCGCCAGGGTCACGGCGGCGCCGGTATCGAGACCGTACGCCGCCGTGTAGATGGGCACCAGCATTTCCTCCAGGGCCGGGGCCAGAAGTGCCGCCAGCACCACGTAGGCTCCCGCGATGGGCATGCCCATCCCCATGATCACCGCGGCGATCATGGTGAAGAGCAGCGTCAGCAAGAGCGAGCCCTGACCCGCCCAGAGGACGACCGCGCTCAGCCGCTCGCCGAGTCCGGTGAGCGTGACCATGCCGATGATCAGGCCGCCCACCGCGGTGGCCACGGCGACGGGGATCATCATCCGCGGCGCCTCGATCCAGGCGTTCCATATGATCCGGACGAACCGACCGCGCACCCCGCCGTCGATGGCCAGCATGACGGCCGCGGCGGTAAGGAGCGCGCCGGTCAGTGCCGGGATGGTTCTGAACTCCCAGTAGAGCAACCAACCAGCGAACGCCACGGGAACGAGCGCGAGCACCCATGTCCGCCGTCCCTCCGCATCGAAGATCACCACGAGGCAGATCAGGTAGACGATGGACCAGAAGGCCGCGGTCTGGGGCGGGTAACCCTGGAACAGGTAGTAGAGCATCGCGACGATGGAAAGCAGCAGGTAGCCGCGTTCCTTGACCACCTGCCAGACCTTCGGAAAGTCCTGGTCCACCCCCGGACGCAGGCCCAGGCGGCGCGCTTCGAGGTCGACGGTGATGAAACATGCCAGGAAATACAGCCCGGCGGGCACGGCCGCGATGGTGATGATGGTCGTGTAGGGCACGCCGATCAGCTCCACCATGATGAAGGCCGCCGCCCCCATGACGGGGGGCGTGATCTGGCCGCCGCACGACGCGCAGGCCTCGACGCCCGCCGCGAAGCTCTTCCTGTATCCCGCGGCACGCATGGCCGCGATGGTCAGGGTGCCGGTGGTCACGACGTTGGCGGCGGCGCTCCCGGAAAGGGTCCCCATGAAGGCGCTGCCCACCACCGCGGTCTTGGCGGCTCCGCCCACCTGACGTCCCGTCAGCGCGTTCGCCAGGTCGGTGAAGAAACGCCCCGCTCCCGACGAGAGCAACGTGGCTCCGAAGAGCACGAACAGGAACACGTTGCCGGCGGAGACGGCGAGGGGTGTGGTCCAGATGCCGTCCACGGTCAGGTAGGCGTGCTCGACGACCCTGGCGAACTCGTAGCCGTTGTGCCAGAAGGGCGGCGCCAGATACGGTCCCAGTTGGGTGTAGAGAACGAAGACCGCGGCCACGGCGGCCAGCAGCCAGCCCACGGCCCGCCAGGCCGCGTCCAGCAGGACCAGGATCAGGGCCCCGCCGAACAGGAACTCCGCCGGAGTCACCGGCGTGACGTAGACCATGCGCTGCCCGACGTATTCGGAGTTCGCCACGAGGTAGGCGGCCGCGCCGATGCCTATCGCGGCCGCGCCCATGGACAACAGGCTCCCGGGGCCGGTCCAGCCGCGCGGGTTTTTCAGGATGCGGCCGACGTAGAGGATGACCAAAATGAAGGCAAGGTGGGTGGGACGATGGATCTCCGCGATCGGTTCGCCCACCCAGCCCACTGTGAACTGGTACGTCGACATGACGAACGCGATCAGCGGAATGAGGTGGCTCTTCCACTGACCGTCGTCGAGGTACCGCATCATGGCTGGCATCAAACGGCCCGCTCGATGTGGGTGGGGACGCGCCAATGCCCGGCGCGTCCCCACCGGCAGGTTCCTACTTCAGGGCGCCGGCCTCGGTGTAGTAGCGTTTGGCGCCGGCGTGGAGCGGCAAGGCGGGCGGGTTCGCCATGATGTTCAGGTCGAGGCGGCGCACGGCCTTGTGGCTCTTGCGCAGCGTGGGCAGGTTCTCGACGAGCGTCTTGGTCAGCCAGTAGGCATGCTCTTCCGGCATGTCGTCCCGCACGATGAGCAGCGCACGGGTGGCGACGGTACGAATGGGTTTGGTCTGGCCCTCGTAGGTGTTTGCCGGAATGCTGAGCCGGAAGAGACCCGGGTTCTTTCCGTTGACGTACTTGAAGGTCTCCTCGTCGATATCGAGGAAATTGGACGGGACGCTGCGAAAGGCGTTGGCGAAGTTGCCCGCGGGGAATACCGCGGTCGCCGTGAAGCCGGTGGCCTTGCGGTTCTTGACCGTGTCCGCTCCGAACCGCTGTCCGCCGCGCATCAATTGAAGGTCGCTTTCCTTGAGTCCCTGGGACTCAAGGATCAGTTGAAACGCATACTGGCTGACGTTGCCAACCGGTTGGCTGACGAACCGGCGGCCCTTCAGGTCCTTGAGCGATTTCACCCCGGACTCGTTGGTCACCAGGATGTGCGTCGCGTTGGTCATGACCGCGGCGATCGACCGAACGTTGTCGATCTTCCGCGGGAACGGCTTCTGGCCTTGCTGCGCAAGCGGAATGACCGCGGCCGCGGTAAAGCCCAACTGGGTGCGGCCGTCGGACACGGTCACGACGTTGGAAAGAGCCCCGCCCAGCTCGACGTTGGACTTCACGCCTTGCTGGTTCATGATTTGGGAAAACGATGCGCCGATGATACCCCACGGCGCGCCGGGGTTGGCGGCACTGATGGAGACCTTCGCCGGCTTGCTCTGGGCCAAGGCCTGAGCGCCGGTCATGGCGATGAGCAAGGCCGCGATGGCGACCAGCGACCTCACGACGTGCGACTTGATCCGATGGGACATGAACATGGCCGTACCTCCAATGGCAAGACTGACTTCATCCCTGACCGCGGGAGTGTCCGCTGGGCTCATGATCCGGCGGCCTCGGCGGACTTGTCAAATCGAAGTTTATGCATAGGCCATAACCGTATATTATGGGTTGTGCTTCACACTCTCGTGATTGGATGACTCGTGAACCTGCGGCAAATCGAAGCCTTCCGAACGGTGATGATCGCTGGCAGCGTCACCGGCGCCGCGGAGGCGCTGGCCATCTCCCAACCCGCGGTCAGCCGGCTTATCGCCGACCTGGAGTATTCTCTGGGATTCGACCTGTTCGACCGGCGGCGCGGCCATGCGCTGCAACCCACCGAGGAGGCCGAGGCCCTGTACCGGGAAGTCGACAAGGCCTTTGTCAGCCTCGATCACCTGATGAAGGCCGGCCGGGACATCCAGTCCCTGCGTCGTGGATACCTTCGCGTGGTGGGGCCGCCCTTCGTCTCGAACGGTCTGCTGACGGAGGCCGCCGCAACGTTTCTGGATTCGTTCCCGGACGTCTCGGTGTCCATCGAGGCTCGCCCCCACAACGAGGTGGTCGAAATGATCGCCCTGCGCCAGCAGGACGTGGGCGTCGCGGTCCTGCCGGTGAAGCACCCGGCCATCGATGTCCAGCGACTCGCCGACTACAGGGCCGTATGCGTGGTGGCGGAGGGCAGCCCTCTTGCCGGACAGAGGAGCATTCGACTGGAGTCGCTGGAGAGCGAGGACCTGATTTCGGCCACGGCGGGAACCCAGATCCATCTGATGACGGAGCACGCCTTCAGGCAATGCGGCATCAGCCCACGAATCCGGGTCGACGCGAGGACCCAGGAGGCCGCCTGCTACATGGTTGCCCAGGGAAAGGGCGTTGCGATACTGTCCGAGCCTCTTCCCGCCCATATCCGCGACTACCGCGGCACCGTCATCAAGCCGATCTCTCCGGCCCTGCCGGTGAGCCTGGGTATCCTGACCTCGAACCTCCGGGCTCCGTCCAGAAGGGTGAGGGAGTTCGTGAATGCCGTGAAGGCCATCGGCGCGGGTAGCCCGCGCCCACCAGGCCGGAGTCAACGGTCCGCCGCCCCCGGCTTCGGAGGGTCCGCTTCGTAGATGAACGGGACCGTTTCGAGGTCCTCGGTGCCTCCGTCCCGAGTGAATCGCCAGATGCGGATGTGTCCGCGCCGCAGGTCGCCGTGCCGGTCCCAGTCCAGAGTCACCGCGGCGCCCTGGTAATCGATCTCGCCGCCCGCGGCCAGAATGCGCAGCGCGGCGGCGACCCCTTCAGGACCGGCGTTCGCCGAAAGACCGGGCGCGCTGCCGACGGCCCGCAGCCGGTCACGAATGGCCTCGCCGCGGGTGCTCCCCGCGGCCTGGGCCGCCAGGGCCAAGGCGATGGTGGCGTCGTAGGTCTGCGGGACATAGGTAAACGCTGGCGGGCCGCCATACTCGGCCACATAGGCCGCCCGCCAGGCTGCCGAGACAGGGCTGTCCGGGACCGCGGCGCCGGCCGTCCCATACATACCGTGCAACCGTTCGGCGCCTACCTCCCGGGCCACGTTCGGGCTTTTCGACGCGTCGCCGAAGGTGAAATGGCGGTACAGCCCGAGCTCGACGGCGTCGCGCAGCAGGGCGATGGTCTCTTGTTCGTCCGCGACCACCACCAGGGCTTGGGCGCCCGCGGCGGTGCTCCGCCGCAGTTCCGCGCTGAAGCCGGTTTGCCGCGGCTCGAAAGCAACGGCCGTCACGGTGCCGTCCCATGCGGCGGTGAAAGTTCCGGCCAGTCCCTGTCCCCAGGCATCGTCCCGGTAGAGCAGGCCGACGTTGCGGAAGCCTCTCTCGCGGGTGACGCGGGCGAGGACCGGACCCTGGGCGATATCGGAGAGGGCGGTGCGGAACAGGTAGTCGCTGTCGGTGGCCGTCGTGAGCTTTGGCGAGGTGGCCGACGGGCTGATGGTGGGAACGCCGGCGGGGCCGGTGACCTGCTCCGCCACCGCCAGGGCCATGGCGCTTGAACTCGGGCCGACGATGGCGTGGACCCCAGCGGTGTGTACGAGGCGCCGCGCCGCCGCCACGGCACCCGACGGACTACGGGTGGAGTCGGCCACCGTCGGTCGCACCGGCTGGCCGAGCACGCCCCCGGCCGCGTTGATGTGCTTGATGGCCAGTTCGAAAGCCCGCCGCCTCTCGACGGCGCGCCCCGGGGCGTTTCGGCTGAAGTTCATCATCAGCCCAAGCTTCAACGGCTCCGCCACGGCATTCGGCGCGAGGCTGCCGGCAAAGGACACCACCAGCAGCACGGTCGCCGTCAACAGCCGGGCCAGACGACTCTGTGGGACACGCGTTCTTCGTTTGGAGAGCAGCGATGTCATGACGGCAATGAGTAAAGGGGCGACGAATCCGTGTCAAATACTAAGTTGCTACTAATTAACTTACGATTAGTATTTCGGGCTTGGGGCTCCGGATGGCCCGGGTGCATGTGGGTGCGCGTGCGCGTGCCGGCGGCTTGCTTGAGCTCAGGACGATGCTTGTAGTCTCTTCGCCAAGTCGTTGGGGGCCGTGAAGCTGAAGAACCGCCCCGTCTTGGTCTGGTCAAGCAGTTCCCGAGAGGCAAGATCGAGGAGGTCGGACCTGGCGGTCTGGTACGTCACGCCATGAGTCTTCTTGTGGCCCGCAATTGTGTAACGAACCCCGGGGTGTCGCAGGGCATGTCCGAGGAGTGCGAGTTGTCGATGGTTTATCGAAACGGAAGAGCGGAGGATCTGCTCAATGGTCCGGACTTCCTGAGCCTTCTTGTCCAGGTAGGCGTACAGGATATCAATCGCGCGCCGGATGACCTGGAGTTGTGCCAGAATGAAATAGGTCAGGTCATTCTCATCGGTCTCGGTGTAGAGGAACGACCGGGCGTACTGAGCAGGGGCTTTCCGAATGATCCCCGAAATCGAGAGAAACTCGAACATCCAGAAATCCTGTGAAAGCGCCGACCAGTAAAACAACGCCCTCGCGGCCCTGCCGTTGCCGTCGACAAAGGGATGGTCGTAGGCCAGCCAGAAATGCAGGACGATGGCCTTGAGTATCGGGTGCAGGAAGGCGTCGGGTTGTGTCTTGTTCGCGAAATCGCACATGGCGGCCATGCGGCGGTTGATATCCCTCGCGGGCGGCGGCGTGTGGAGCAAGGTCCCGTCGGCGTCGTGGTAGACCGCAATGTTGTCTCCCGGTCTCCTCATGTAGTCGGGTCCGGCAACGGTGTCCAAAGTGCCTTCAACGAGCGTCCTGTGAATATGGAAGATGACCGCCGGGGTCAGCGGTTCGTCCTTGAAGTTCTTGATGAGGTGGATGGCCCGGTAGTTGTTGAGAATCATCCTCTCGCTTCGATCCACCGGACTTCGGCCGGAGCGAATCATCTGTTTCGCGGCTTCGCGGGTCGTGGACGCGCCTTCGAGTTGGCTAGAAGTGATGGCCTCCTCTATCAGGGAACTCTCGATGAATCTCTCCCTGGTT
It encodes the following:
- a CDS encoding TAXI family TRAP transporter solute-binding subunit; this encodes MFMSHRIKSHVVRSLVAIAALLIAMTGAQALAQSKPAKVSISAANPGAPWGIIGASFSQIMNQQGVKSNVELGGALSNVVTVSDGRTQLGFTAAAVIPLAQQGQKPFPRKIDNVRSIAAVMTNATHILVTNESGVKSLKDLKGRRFVSQPVGNVSQYAFQLILESQGLKESDLQLMRGGQRFGADTVKNRKATGFTATAVFPAGNFANAFRSVPSNFLDIDEETFKYVNGKNPGLFRLSIPANTYEGQTKPIRTVATRALLIVRDDMPEEHAYWLTKTLVENLPTLRKSHKAVRRLDLNIMANPPALPLHAGAKRYYTEAGALK
- a CDS encoding LysR substrate-binding domain-containing protein; translated protein: MNLRQIEAFRTVMIAGSVTGAAEALAISQPAVSRLIADLEYSLGFDLFDRRRGHALQPTEEAEALYREVDKAFVSLDHLMKAGRDIQSLRRGYLRVVGPPFVSNGLLTEAAATFLDSFPDVSVSIEARPHNEVVEMIALRQQDVGVAVLPVKHPAIDVQRLADYRAVCVVAEGSPLAGQRSIRLESLESEDLISATAGTQIHLMTEHAFRQCGISPRIRVDARTQEAACYMVAQGKGVAILSEPLPAHIRDYRGTVIKPISPALPVSLGILTSNLRAPSRRVREFVNAVKAIGAGSPRPPGRSQRSAAPGFGGSAS
- a CDS encoding ABC transporter substrate-binding protein is translated as MTATVLLVVSFAGSLAPNAVAEPLKLGLMMNFSRNAPGRAVERRRAFELAIKHINAAGGVLGQPVRPTVADSTRSPSGAVAAARRLVHTAGVHAIVGPSSSAMALAVAEQVTGPAGVPTISPSATSPKLTTATDSDYLFRTALSDIAQGPVLARVTRERGFRNVGLLYRDDAWGQGLAGTFTAAWDGTVTAVAFEPRQTGFSAELRRSTAAGAQALVVVADEQETIALLRDAVELGLYRHFTFGDASKSPNVAREVGAERLHGMYGTAGAAVPDSPVSAAWRAAYVAEYGGPPAFTYVPQTYDATIALALAAQAAGSTRGEAIRDRLRAVGSAPGLSANAGPEGVAAALRILAAGGEIDYQGAAVTLDWDRHGDLRRGHIRIWRFTRDGGTEDLETVPFIYEADPPKPGAADR
- a CDS encoding Fic family protein, whose amino-acid sequence is MNLKEPAQVKRMGEILVKGGVGAAPGGRYQHWEHLRRLRPPDGLSSEEWWAAVKFARRQTRRAVPLEDKDRRPFAYTLADPVLELLHAIDRDTSGRIATSDQIINPQTRERFIESSLIEEAITSSQLEGASTTREAAKQMIRSGRSPVDRSERMILNNYRAIHLIKNFKDEPLTPAVIFHIHRTLVEGTLDTVAGPDYMRRPGDNIAVYHDADGTLLHTPPPARDINRRMAAMCDFANKTQPDAFLHPILKAIVLHFWLAYDHPFVDGNGRAARALFYWSALSQDFWMFEFLSISGIIRKAPAQYARSFLYTETDENDLTYFILAQLQVIRRAIDILYAYLDKKAQEVRTIEQILRSSVSINHRQLALLGHALRHPGVRYTIAGHKKTHGVTYQTARSDLLDLASRELLDQTKTGRFFSFTAPNDLAKRLQASS